The following are from one region of the Vicinamibacterales bacterium genome:
- a CDS encoding helix-turn-helix transcriptional regulator, whose translation MSSPAGRLPSLSAKEGVILDLLGRSKEMYGLELVAASRGGLKRGTVYVTLARMEEKGFIASRLDDEPPPSGGLPRRLYTATAYGRELQAARVALRNRLLPRFAR comes from the coding sequence GTGTCGAGCCCGGCCGGACGCCTCCCGAGCCTCTCCGCGAAAGAAGGGGTGATCCTCGATCTGCTCGGCCGCTCGAAGGAGATGTACGGGCTGGAGCTGGTCGCCGCCTCGCGCGGCGGACTGAAGCGCGGAACGGTCTACGTGACGCTGGCGCGGATGGAAGAGAAAGGATTCATCGCTTCACGGCTGGACGATGAACCGCCGCCGTCCGGCGGTTTGCCGCGCCGCCTCTACACCGCAACTGCGTACGGACGTGAGCTGCAGGCGGCCCGCGTCGCGTTGCGCAACCGCCTGTTACCCAGGTTTGCGCGATGA
- a CDS encoding protein kinase, with amino-acid sequence MSLASGTRISIYEILGPLGAGGMGEVYRARDTRLNRDVALKVLPHTFAADISRVARFRREAQLLATLNHPNIAQIYGFEEIGPPSDPAVPSGAIVLELVDGPTLADRLAEGPLPVDEAIAVARQIADALESAHECGIIHRDLKPANVKVKEEGAVKVLDFGLGKAFDPGATVSSGVLNSPTISVPATQAGVLLGTAAYMAPEQAKGRAVDRRADIWAFGVVLYEMLSGRRLFAGDDVSETLAAVLRQPIDWSALPAATPPAVRHLLARCLERDPRKRLRDIGEARIALEDHSLNPAGGRQAELPGRAVEPHRAVWKRAIPLVAVAVIAGSAGALVVRYRERTPPAPIVRFDYALTGGLTLAPLARPFLNISPDGTQIAYVYGASRRLFVRRISELDAQPVAGTEDLGELFAPAFSPDGRALAFWSGDGTIKRVPVEGGAVVTLCPADNPYGLAWDESGVYFAQGDKGFIARVPSNGGRSDVIARAKQGELVSAPEVLPGAKFILYSVTAGTSGEWDKGRIVVHSLESGDERVLVEGASDARYVSTGHLLYAKAGVLFAAPFDAASARLDGAEVPVLSGVRRGSPGIGTAHYAVSQSGTLVYVPGPASATAAIDFGLFDRAGKVTPLKLPLGAYAHPRVSPDGTQLAFTVAAGGDEFVAVYELAGTKAMRRLTLGGRSRFPVWASNGSRLAYQSDREGDTSIFWQAADGSGSPERLTKAGPGESHAPESASPTTGTLLFSVHRDGGNTLWSLSLPDKRAEPFGGVSSTVPINAVFSPDGRWIAYQSDQSGRTTVYVQPVPPTGAVYQYLPRRNDVPHEPMWSPQGTELFLNPRAGAFEVVAVATAPKFGFGNPVDLPRPFRLIPPQGRRSYDVAPDGRIAAVILPEGSEEAPSAQRLAVVLNWQEELKAKVPVPRR; translated from the coding sequence GTGAGCCTCGCCAGCGGCACACGCATCAGCATCTACGAGATCCTTGGGCCGCTCGGCGCCGGCGGAATGGGAGAGGTGTATCGCGCGCGCGATACACGGCTCAACCGCGATGTGGCGCTGAAGGTCCTGCCGCACACGTTCGCCGCCGACATCAGCCGCGTCGCCCGCTTCCGCCGCGAAGCGCAGTTGCTCGCGACGCTGAATCATCCGAACATCGCGCAGATCTACGGATTCGAAGAGATCGGTCCGCCGTCGGATCCGGCCGTGCCCTCGGGGGCCATCGTGCTCGAGCTGGTCGATGGGCCGACGCTCGCGGACCGTCTCGCCGAAGGGCCGCTGCCGGTGGATGAAGCGATCGCCGTGGCGCGCCAGATCGCCGATGCGCTCGAATCCGCGCACGAGTGCGGCATCATCCATCGCGACCTCAAGCCCGCCAACGTCAAGGTGAAGGAGGAGGGCGCCGTCAAGGTGCTCGATTTCGGCCTCGGCAAGGCGTTCGATCCGGGCGCGACCGTTTCCTCCGGCGTCCTGAACTCTCCCACGATCAGCGTGCCGGCGACGCAGGCGGGCGTCCTGCTGGGCACCGCCGCGTACATGGCTCCCGAACAGGCGAAGGGGCGCGCCGTCGATCGCCGCGCGGACATCTGGGCCTTCGGCGTCGTGCTGTACGAGATGCTGTCCGGCCGTCGCCTCTTCGCCGGCGACGACGTGTCGGAGACGCTGGCTGCGGTGCTGCGTCAGCCGATCGACTGGAGCGCCCTGCCGGCCGCGACGCCGCCGGCGGTGCGGCATCTGCTGGCACGCTGCCTCGAACGTGACCCGCGAAAGCGCCTGCGCGACATCGGCGAGGCGCGAATTGCGCTCGAGGACCACTCGCTGAACCCCGCCGGCGGCCGCCAGGCGGAGCTTCCCGGCCGCGCCGTCGAACCGCATCGAGCGGTGTGGAAGCGCGCAATACCGCTGGTGGCGGTGGCGGTGATCGCCGGATCGGCCGGCGCTCTCGTCGTGCGCTATCGCGAACGCACGCCGCCTGCCCCGATCGTGCGGTTCGACTACGCACTGACCGGCGGGTTGACGCTCGCGCCGCTCGCGCGTCCGTTCCTGAACATCTCGCCCGATGGGACACAGATCGCGTACGTCTACGGAGCGAGTCGAAGGCTGTTCGTGCGGCGCATTTCCGAGCTCGATGCGCAGCCCGTGGCCGGCACCGAGGATCTCGGCGAGCTGTTCGCCCCGGCTTTCTCGCCGGATGGCCGCGCGCTGGCGTTCTGGTCGGGGGATGGAACGATCAAGCGCGTGCCGGTGGAAGGCGGCGCGGTGGTGACGCTCTGCCCGGCCGACAACCCGTACGGCCTCGCCTGGGACGAGAGCGGCGTCTACTTCGCCCAGGGAGACAAGGGATTCATCGCGCGCGTGCCGTCGAACGGCGGCAGGTCGGACGTCATCGCGCGAGCGAAACAAGGAGAGCTGGTGAGCGCCCCCGAGGTCCTGCCGGGCGCGAAATTCATCCTCTACTCGGTCACCGCGGGGACCTCCGGCGAATGGGACAAAGGGCGGATCGTCGTCCACTCGCTCGAATCGGGCGACGAGCGGGTCCTCGTCGAAGGCGCGTCGGATGCACGCTACGTCTCGACGGGGCACCTGTTGTACGCCAAGGCCGGTGTGCTGTTCGCCGCGCCGTTCGACGCCGCCAGCGCGCGGCTCGACGGAGCGGAGGTCCCGGTCCTGAGCGGAGTCCGCCGCGGAAGTCCCGGCATCGGGACCGCGCACTATGCGGTGTCACAGAGCGGGACGCTCGTGTACGTTCCCGGCCCTGCCTCCGCGACGGCGGCGATCGACTTCGGACTGTTCGATCGAGCCGGCAAGGTCACACCGCTGAAGCTGCCGCTCGGTGCATACGCGCACCCGCGCGTGTCGCCCGACGGCACCCAGCTCGCGTTCACCGTCGCCGCCGGCGGCGACGAATTCGTCGCGGTCTACGAGCTCGCAGGCACCAAAGCCATGCGGCGGCTGACACTCGGAGGCCGCAGCCGTTTCCCGGTGTGGGCGTCGAACGGCAGCCGGCTCGCGTACCAAAGCGATCGCGAGGGGGATACCTCGATCTTCTGGCAGGCGGCCGACGGCAGCGGCTCGCCGGAACGGCTGACCAAGGCCGGCCCCGGCGAATCGCATGCGCCGGAATCAGCGTCACCGACCACCGGCACGCTGCTCTTCAGCGTGCACCGCGACGGCGGCAACACCCTCTGGTCGTTATCGCTGCCGGACAAACGCGCGGAGCCGTTCGGGGGCGTGTCATCGACCGTTCCGATCAACGCGGTGTTTTCGCCGGACGGCCGATGGATCGCCTACCAGAGCGATCAAAGCGGCCGGACCACCGTCTACGTGCAGCCAGTGCCGCCGACGGGCGCCGTTTACCAGTACTTGCCGCGGCGGAACGACGTGCCGCACGAGCCGATGTGGTCGCCGCAGGGGACGGAGCTGTTCCTCAACCCGCGCGCCGGCGCCTTCGAGGTCGTCGCGGTGGCGACCGCGCCGAAGTTCGGGTTCGGCAATCCTGTCGATCTCCCGCGGCCGTTCCGGTTGATTCCGCCACAGGGACGGCGGTCCTACGACGTCGCGCCCGACGGGCGCATCGCCGCCGTCATCCTGCCGGAAGGCAGCGAGGAGGCGCCCTCGGCGCAGCGCCTTGCGGTGGTGCTGAACTGGCAGGAGGAGTTGAAGGCGAAGGTGCCGGTGCCGCGGCGCTGA
- the nhaR gene encoding transcriptional activator NhaR translates to MEWLNYHHLLYFWTVVREGGVSKAAEKLHLSQPTISAQIRQLEESLGERLLQRQGRTLVPTDVGRLAYRYADEIFGIGREFVETLRGRPAGRPLQLTVGVADAVPKLIVYRLLRPAARGEAMHLVCREGEPERLLADLAAHALDVVITDAPVPAHVRVKAFNHLLGESGTAFFAPPRLAATLRRRFPASLTGAPMLLPTTNTPLRRALDAWFEKQGLRPRVVGEFEDTALMKVFGQGAPAVFPAPAAIAQDICRFYGVRVIGHTDAVRERYYAISVERRLKHPGVVAITSAAREEVFQ, encoded by the coding sequence ATGGAATGGCTGAACTACCACCACCTGCTCTACTTCTGGACCGTCGTCCGCGAGGGCGGCGTCTCGAAAGCGGCGGAGAAGCTCCACCTCTCGCAGCCGACCATCAGCGCACAGATCCGCCAGCTGGAGGAGTCGCTCGGCGAACGGCTGCTGCAGCGGCAGGGGCGCACGCTGGTCCCCACCGATGTCGGACGCCTGGCCTACCGCTACGCCGACGAGATCTTCGGCATCGGCCGTGAGTTCGTCGAGACGCTTCGCGGGCGGCCGGCGGGGCGGCCGCTGCAGCTGACCGTCGGCGTCGCCGACGCGGTGCCGAAATTGATCGTGTACCGGCTGTTACGTCCGGCGGCTCGGGGCGAAGCGATGCATCTGGTCTGCCGTGAGGGGGAACCGGAACGTCTCCTCGCCGATCTTGCGGCACACGCGCTCGACGTCGTGATCACGGATGCGCCCGTGCCCGCTCACGTGCGGGTCAAGGCGTTCAATCACCTGCTCGGCGAATCCGGGACCGCGTTCTTCGCGCCGCCGCGGCTGGCAGCGACCCTGCGCCGGAGGTTTCCGGCGTCGCTGACCGGAGCGCCGATGCTCCTGCCGACGACCAATACGCCGCTGCGGCGGGCGCTGGACGCGTGGTTCGAGAAGCAGGGACTGCGGCCGCGCGTGGTGGGAGAGTTCGAGGACACCGCCCTCATGAAGGTCTTCGGGCAGGGCGCGCCGGCCGTGTTTCCAGCGCCCGCGGCCATCGCGCAGGACATCTGCCGCTTCTACGGCGTGCGCGTGATCGGGCACACGGACGCGGTGCGGGAACGCTATTACGCGATATCGGTCGAGCGCCGGCTGAAGCACCCGGGCGTGGTGGCGATCACGAGCGCCGCGCGCGAGGAGGTCTTCCAGTAG
- a CDS encoding TerC family protein — translation MNRPSWASAAARPALSRTESSDVDVLFPFAEYWWMYGLFTAFILVLLAVDLGVFHRHAHAVTFRESLAWSAVWVTLALAFNYGLFAYAAGRFGPEAGERLGLEFLTGFLVEKSLAVDNIFVFVLVFAYFRIPLQYQHRVLFYGILGALVLRGVFIALGSVLMQYHAVVLIFGVFLVLTGLKMLRAPEQQVDPDRNAVIRLFRRWIPVTRELHGARFLVRHDGRLQATPLLVALVFLEMSDVIFAVDSVPAIFAISREPFIVFTSNVFAILGLRAMYFLLAGAIERFHLLKYGLALVLIFVGLKMVWLNDAFGGKFPIEWSLAIIATLLLAAILASLVVRRPRAGTATDSSIDSQPV, via the coding sequence GTGAACCGCCCGTCCTGGGCGTCCGCGGCCGCCCGCCCGGCGCTTTCCCGAACGGAGTCATCAGACGTGGACGTGTTGTTCCCCTTCGCCGAGTACTGGTGGATGTACGGGCTCTTCACCGCCTTCATCCTGGTCTTGCTCGCCGTGGACCTCGGTGTCTTCCACCGGCATGCCCATGCCGTCACCTTCCGCGAATCGCTCGCCTGGTCCGCGGTCTGGGTCACGCTGGCGCTGGCGTTCAACTACGGTCTGTTCGCGTATGCCGCGGGGCGCTTCGGTCCGGAGGCGGGCGAACGGCTCGGGCTGGAGTTCCTCACCGGCTTCCTGGTGGAGAAGTCTCTCGCCGTCGACAACATCTTCGTGTTCGTCCTGGTGTTCGCCTACTTCCGCATCCCGCTGCAGTACCAGCATCGCGTCCTGTTCTACGGCATTCTCGGCGCCCTGGTCCTGCGCGGCGTCTTCATTGCGCTCGGATCGGTCCTGATGCAGTACCACGCGGTGGTGCTGATCTTCGGCGTGTTCCTCGTCCTGACCGGGCTGAAGATGCTGCGCGCGCCCGAGCAGCAGGTCGACCCGGACCGCAACGCCGTGATCCGGCTGTTCCGGCGCTGGATCCCGGTGACCCGGGAGCTGCACGGCGCGCGCTTCCTGGTGCGGCACGACGGACGCCTGCAGGCCACGCCGCTGCTCGTCGCGCTCGTGTTCCTGGAGATGAGCGACGTCATCTTCGCCGTCGATTCCGTGCCGGCGATCTTCGCGATCTCGCGCGAGCCGTTCATCGTGTTCACGTCCAACGTATTCGCGATTCTCGGCCTGCGGGCGATGTACTTCCTCCTGGCCGGCGCGATCGAGCGCTTCCACCTGCTGAAGTACGGACTGGCGCTCGTCCTGATTTTCGTCGGGCTGAAGATGGTCTGGCTGAACGACGCCTTCGGCGGGAAGTTCCCGATCGAATGGTCGCTGGCGATCATCGCGACGCTGCTTCTCGCCGCCATCCTGGCGTCGCTGGTCGTGCGGCGCCCCCGCGCCGGCACGGCGACGGACAGCAGCATCGATTCGCAGCCCGTTTGA